The following coding sequences lie in one Maribacter forsetii DSM 18668 genomic window:
- a CDS encoding 3-keto-disaccharide hydrolase, whose protein sequence is MKITTYATFLFFLVLATACKTEKKDKVEKQTVTDQEKNNEWITLFDGTTTKGWRAYNGKELPPGWIAKDGELQFDTDLGMEQDYTGGTDIIYGAEEFDNFELYVEWKLPKGGNSGIFYHLKEGYDSPPEVSPEYQLIDDENYASIHDITDYNISLGYTEKPEELKPLQQTASDYAMHAANPEGKILHPVGQWNTTRIIFTPEQVEHWLNGKKVVSFVPWDEAWYEKKKSDKWKNSEDYGKFKTGYIGFQDHSSPIWFRNIKIKKL, encoded by the coding sequence ATGAAAATAACCACCTATGCTACCTTCCTTTTTTTTCTTGTTTTAGCGACAGCTTGTAAAACAGAAAAAAAAGATAAGGTAGAAAAACAAACCGTTACCGACCAAGAAAAAAATAACGAATGGATAACTCTTTTCGACGGCACTACCACCAAAGGTTGGCGCGCATATAACGGTAAAGAACTACCACCGGGTTGGATTGCCAAAGATGGAGAACTACAGTTTGATACCGATTTAGGTATGGAGCAAGATTACACCGGCGGCACAGATATTATTTATGGCGCGGAAGAATTTGACAATTTTGAGCTCTATGTAGAATGGAAATTGCCAAAAGGTGGAAACAGCGGTATTTTCTACCACTTGAAAGAAGGTTATGATAGTCCACCAGAAGTTTCACCTGAGTATCAATTGATCGATGATGAAAATTATGCAAGCATTCACGATATTACAGATTACAATATAAGTTTAGGCTACACCGAAAAGCCAGAGGAATTAAAGCCACTTCAGCAAACCGCCTCTGATTATGCCATGCATGCCGCTAATCCAGAAGGTAAAATACTGCATCCGGTGGGGCAATGGAATACCACTAGAATCATTTTCACGCCTGAACAAGTAGAACACTGGTTAAACGGTAAGAAGGTGGTTTCTTTTGTACCGTGGGATGAAGCTTGGTACGAGAAGAAGAAATCGGATAAATGGAAGAACAGTGAAGACTACGGCAAATTTAAAACTGGCTATATTGGTTTTCAAGATCATTCTAGCCCTATTTGGTTCAGAAATATAAAAATCAAAAAACTTTAA
- a CDS encoding adenylosuccinate synthase yields MAVDLLLGLQWGDEGKGKIVDVLTRDYDIIARFQGGPNAGHTLEFDGIKHVLRTIPSGIFHKKAMNVIGNGVVIDPVVFVKELEGLDQFNIDYKAKLIISRKAHLILPTHRLLDAASEASKGKAKIGSTLKGIGPTYMDKTGRNGMRIGDLELDSWKEKYRHLADKHEAMISFYDVDVQYDLEEMEVEFFDAVERLKELTFIDSEEYLNEAIKAGKTILAEGAQGSLLDIDFGTYPFVTSSNTTAAGACTGLGIAPNKVKEVFGIFKAYTTRVGSGPFPTELFDEVGAEMAKVGHEFGAVTGRPRRCGWLDLVALKYACQVNGVTQLNMMKGDVLSGFDSLQVCTAYKYKGKTITHFPYNIEPENVTPVYTEFPCWKEDLTKMTSANQLPKELNEYIDFLEKELEVPIKIVSVGPDRTQTILR; encoded by the coding sequence ATGGCAGTAGATTTATTGTTAGGCCTACAATGGGGTGACGAAGGAAAAGGAAAAATCGTTGATGTATTAACTAGAGATTACGACATTATTGCACGTTTTCAAGGCGGTCCAAATGCTGGTCACACCTTAGAATTTGACGGCATTAAACACGTTCTTAGAACTATTCCTTCAGGAATTTTTCATAAAAAAGCAATGAATGTAATTGGTAACGGTGTTGTTATCGATCCAGTTGTTTTTGTAAAAGAACTAGAAGGCTTAGACCAGTTCAACATAGACTACAAGGCTAAACTTATTATCTCTAGAAAAGCACATTTAATATTACCAACGCACCGTTTATTAGATGCCGCATCCGAAGCATCTAAAGGAAAAGCAAAAATTGGTTCTACACTAAAAGGTATTGGTCCAACGTATATGGACAAGACCGGTAGAAACGGTATGCGTATTGGAGATTTAGAATTAGATTCTTGGAAAGAAAAGTACCGTCATTTAGCAGACAAACATGAAGCAATGATCAGCTTCTATGATGTTGATGTACAGTATGACTTAGAAGAAATGGAAGTAGAGTTTTTTGATGCCGTAGAGCGTTTAAAAGAATTAACTTTCATTGATAGTGAAGAGTATTTGAACGAAGCTATTAAAGCAGGTAAAACTATACTAGCAGAAGGCGCTCAAGGATCTTTATTAGATATCGATTTTGGAACATACCCATTTGTTACTTCATCTAATACAACGGCAGCAGGTGCTTGTACAGGATTAGGTATTGCTCCAAATAAAGTAAAAGAAGTATTTGGTATTTTCAAAGCATATACAACACGTGTAGGTTCCGGTCCTTTCCCAACAGAATTATTTGATGAAGTTGGTGCAGAAATGGCTAAAGTAGGTCATGAGTTTGGTGCGGTAACCGGTAGACCACGTCGTTGTGGTTGGTTAGATCTTGTGGCATTAAAATATGCTTGTCAAGTTAACGGTGTTACACAATTAAACATGATGAAAGGTGATGTACTTTCTGGGTTTGATAGCCTGCAAGTATGTACTGCCTATAAGTATAAGGGTAAGACCATAACTCATTTCCCATATAACATAGAACCAGAAAATGTAACTCCTGTTTATACTGAGTTCCCATGTTGGAAAGAAGATTTAACCAAAATGACTTCAGCTAACCAATTGCCGAAAGAACTTAACGAGTATATCGATTTCCTTGAAAAAGAATTAGAAGTGCCGATCAAGATTGTTTCTGTAGGTCCAGATAGAACACAGACAATATTGAGATAG